The Deinococcus sonorensis KR-87 DNA window CCGCGCACGATCCGCCCTTGAAGTCGGACACGTTCACCGGGTGCAGGCTAATGGTGCGGTTGTTCGGGGTGGCTCCCCTTCACGGCGCGACCATGAAGGGTCGGCCGAAGGTGCCCTCCCCTGTCACAAACAGCACCACCGTGTCGCCCCGCGGCACCATCCGCTCCACGGTGGAGTGCAGGTCCGGAAAGCCCACGATAAAGCCCTGCAGGAACAGCACGAGGCCCGAGGTGGACACCGGGCCGGGTCGGTGTCCGCGAACGACAGGGTCATCAGCGTGTCGAGCTGCTCACAGTACCGGGTGTTCACCGCCGCGATCACCCGGAGCGCCTGCTGAACGTTGGCGTCCTCCTGCGCGGCCCTGGTGGGCAGCACCACCAGCGAGGGGGGCTGCGCGGACGTCTATGTGGACAGGGTCAGCGACGTGACCGGCAAGCCTTGGGCGGTGCCAGTCTTCCTCGTGGGGACCGGCTCAGCGACCGGACGAGACCGGCTGCGTGCACGCTGAACCCAGCGGGCAGACGGGCTGCAGGGCTGCGCGGGCGTGAACCAAGGACATCCCGTGGATG harbors:
- a CDS encoding ester cyclase, with the translated sequence MSTSGLVLFLQGFIVGFPDLHSTVERMVPRGDTVVLFVTGEGTFGRPFMVAP